The window GGCGCCTTCCGGGTGCCGGCGATGATCCGCTGGCCGGGGCATATCGGAGCGGGCCAGGTGTCCAACGAGATGTTCTCCGGATTGGACTGGTTCCCCACCCTGCTCTCCGCCGTGGGCGTGCCCGACGCCAAGGAGAAGCTGCTCAAGGGCTGGGCGCCTTCGTCCGGCGGGCCGACCTTCAAGGTGCACCTGGATGGCTACGACCAGCTCGCTTACCTCACCGGCAAGGCGAAGAAGAGCGCGCGCAATGATTTCTACTACTTCAACGACGACGGCCAACTGGTGGCCATGCGCTTCGGCGACTGGAAGGTGGTGTTCTGCGAACAGCGCAAGCCTGGCGGCTTCGAAGTGTGGAGCGAGCCCTTCACCTGCCTGCGCGTTCCCAAGCTGTACAACCTGCGCATGGACCCCTATGAAACCGCCGACATCGTCTCCGACCAGTACTACGATTGGCTGACCAAGAACGCCTATCTGGTAGGCATCGGCACCATGAAATCCACGCAGTTCCTGCAGACCTTCCTCGAATGGCCGCCGAGCCAGCGCCCGGCCAGCTTCACCATCGACCAGGTGCAGCAGTCGATCTACCAGAAGATCGCCGAGAAGATGAAACAGCAGCAAGCCGCTCCACAGAAGCAGTGATCCACCCGCCACGCCCCGCCGGGGCGTGGCATCCCCTCCCGATAGCCAAAGCCCTCCAGCCTGCCCCAGGCAGCGCGCAGTGATGGCATTGCCTGGTGCAGGCATCCCTCTGCGTTTTCATTTCGCGACAACCCCGTAGCAGACCGTCAATCCAGCCATACTCTTCGGGCCGGTAGCAGGGCATCGCCTGCCGGATGAATCGCCACGGAGAGGTTTCATGCTCGACTTCACGCTCAATGCACTGCGTACCAACCCCGAGATCGCAGTCTTCCTCGCCATCGCCCTGGGGGTGCTGCTGGGGCGCCTGCACTTCGCCGGGTTTCACCTCGGCTCGGTGGCGGGAGCGCTGCTGATGGGGCTGTTGATCGGGCAGCTCGGCCTGGAGGTACCCCATGAGCTGAAGGCGGTGTTCTTCGCCCTGTTCATCTACGCGGTCGGCTTCAAGAGCGGGCCGGAGTTCTTCGGCAGCCTCAACCGCGGCACCCTGAAACTGGTGCTGCTCTCGGTGGTGCTGTGCGCCACGGCCCTCGCCACCATCCTGGCGATGTACGCGCTCTACGGCTTCGACGCGGGCTTCACTGCCGGCCTGGGCGCCGGTGCGCTGACCGATACCGCGATCATGGGCACCGCCAGCAGCGCCATCGCCCAACTGGGCATCGATGCAGCGGCCAAGGCCCAGCTCAACAGCCACATGGCGGTGGCCTATGCCATTACCTACCTGTTCGGCACCATCGGCCTGGTGGTCTTCGTCGGCAGCGTCGCGCCCTGGTTGCTGGGGGTCGACCTGCGCACCTCGGCACGCGAGCTGGAGCGCGAGTTGGGCATCGAGCGCAACGAGGACGCCATCAGCATCCCGTACACCCGCATCGTGGTTCGCGCCCATCGCCTGGAGACGCCGGCGGCGATCGGCCTGAGCATCGCGGATATCGAGGCGCTGCATCCAGCGCTGAGCGTGGAACGCGTGGTGCGCGGCGAACGCATCCTCGAGCGTGACCCGGGGTTGCGCCTGGAGGCCGGCGACATTCTCGGCGTCTATGCCTTGCGCGAGGCGGTGGGCGACCTGAGTCATTGGGTGGGGCCGGAGGTGGATCACGCCGAAAGCCTGTCCTTCCCCACCCGCAGCGCGGATATCGTGCTGACGTCGCGCCGACTGGCCGGCCGCAGCATCCACCAGATTCATGCGGACCTGGTCGGCGCCCAGCGCATGGGCTGCTTCATCACCACCATTACCCGCCAGGGCCTGGAGCTGCCGCAACTGCCCGAGACGGTACTGCGCCGCGGAGACGTCATCAGCCTCACCGGCCGTACCGCCAGTGTCGAAGCCCTGGCCGCCCAGCTGGGGCGCATCCGCGAGAGCAACTACAAGAGCGATATCGCCATCCATGCTCTGGGCATGGTGCTGGGGTCGCTGGTGGGGCTGCTGTCCACCCACATCGGCATGATCCCGGTGGAGCTGGGCATCGGCGGCGGCGTGCTGCTCGCCGGCCTGCTGATCGGCTGGTACAACTCGCGCCACCCCGAGCGGGGCTCCTTGCCTCCCGCGGCACAGTGGGCCTTTTCCGAATTCGGCCTCACCGCATTTGGCGCCGTGGTCGGCCTGCTGGCGGGCCCGGCGGCGCTTGCCGCCATCCGCGACCAGGGCCTGGCGCTGCTGGTCGCTGGCGCCATGGTCACGCTGATCCCGCCACTGGTGGCGCTGTA of the Pseudomonas sp. PSE14 genome contains:
- the aspT gene encoding aspartate-alanine antiporter is translated as MLDFTLNALRTNPEIAVFLAIALGVLLGRLHFAGFHLGSVAGALLMGLLIGQLGLEVPHELKAVFFALFIYAVGFKSGPEFFGSLNRGTLKLVLLSVVLCATALATILAMYALYGFDAGFTAGLGAGALTDTAIMGTASSAIAQLGIDAAAKAQLNSHMAVAYAITYLFGTIGLVVFVGSVAPWLLGVDLRTSARELERELGIERNEDAISIPYTRIVVRAHRLETPAAIGLSIADIEALHPALSVERVVRGERILERDPGLRLEAGDILGVYALREAVGDLSHWVGPEVDHAESLSFPTRSADIVLTSRRLAGRSIHQIHADLVGAQRMGCFITTITRQGLELPQLPETVLRRGDVISLTGRTASVEALAAQLGRIRESNYKSDIAIHALGMVLGSLVGLLSTHIGMIPVELGIGGGVLLAGLLIGWYNSRHPERGSLPPAAQWAFSEFGLTAFGAVVGLLAGPAALAAIRDQGLALLVAGAMVTLIPPLVALYFGRYVLRLHPMILFGALAGAQTEAASMNRIIEQSGSNTPVVGFTVCYAISNVLLAVCGPIIVALTAG